One Methanocaldococcus infernus ME DNA segment encodes these proteins:
- a CDS encoding universal stress protein, whose translation MYRKILYPTDFSETAELALEHIKTMRKLGGEKVILLNVIDKSEEENLLSTIFKIFNIGSKEREEIEKKLKDESLKKLDEIKKELESLGFEVKNISVFGTPHEEIVKVANEEDVDIIIMGSHGKTNIKEILLGSVTEHVIKKSDKPVMVIRRAEG comes from the coding sequence ATGTATAGAAAAATTCTATATCCAACAGACTTCTCTGAAACTGCTGAATTAGCCTTAGAACATATAAAAACCATGAGAAAATTGGGAGGAGAGAAGGTTATTTTACTAAATGTGATAGACAAATCTGAAGAGGAAAATTTATTATCTACTATTTTCAAAATATTTAATATTGGTTCAAAGGAGAGGGAAGAGATTGAGAAAAAGTTAAAAGATGAATCTCTCAAAAAGTTAGATGAAATTAAAAAGGAGTTGGAAAGCTTAGGGTTTGAAGTTAAAAATATATCTGTCTTTGGAACTCCTCATGAGGAAATAGTTAAGGTAGCCAATGAAGAGGATGTTGACATAATCATTATGGGGTCACATGGAAAGACAAATATTAAAGAGATTCTCTTAGGCTCAGTTACTGAGCATGTCATTAAAAAATCTGACAAACCTGTTATGGTTATAAGAAGAGCTGAGGGGTAA
- a CDS encoding DUF123 domain-containing protein: protein MEIIERLKERIKGDAVVTEIAKERDPFKVLVSTIISARTKDEVTEEVSKKLFEKVKDVDDLLKIDEKELESLLYPAGFYKNKARTLKKLAKVLKEKYNGEVPSNMDELLSLPGVGVKTASLVLSLAFNKDEICVDTHVHRISNRWFIDTETPEESREELKKVLPKKYWKSINNLLVLFGRSICGPKPKCDKCYEEIKELCPYYKKLKALKEVLDKYNFKKVSPKKIPDERGTYILKIKLKNGKVIKFGNHERFFKKGYYFYVGSANGKNINLKNRIERHLRKEKNKFWHIDYLLEHGAIEDIYITNKSVECEVAKELSNILEPIKGFGCSDCKCVSHLFYLKP from the coding sequence ATGGAGATTATTGAAAGGTTAAAAGAGAGAATTAAAGGAGATGCTGTAGTTACTGAGATAGCCAAGGAGAGAGATCCTTTTAAGGTTTTGGTTTCAACTATCATAAGTGCAAGAACAAAGGATGAGGTTACTGAAGAGGTTAGTAAAAAGTTATTTGAGAAGGTTAAGGATGTGGATGACTTATTAAAGATTGATGAGAAAGAGTTAGAATCTCTACTATACCCAGCAGGATTTTACAAAAATAAAGCAAGAACTTTAAAGAAATTGGCTAAGGTGTTAAAAGAGAAGTACAATGGAGAAGTGCCAAGTAATATGGATGAGCTTCTCTCCTTACCAGGGGTTGGAGTTAAGACAGCAAGCTTAGTTTTATCCTTAGCCTTTAACAAGGATGAGATCTGTGTTGACACCCATGTCCATAGGATAAGTAACAGATGGTTTATAGACACTGAAACCCCAGAGGAGAGTAGGGAGGAGTTAAAGAAAGTTCTACCTAAAAAATATTGGAAATCTATTAATAACCTTTTAGTCTTGTTTGGCAGATCTATATGTGGTCCTAAGCCTAAGTGTGATAAGTGCTATGAGGAGATAAAAGAGTTATGTCCTTACTACAAGAAGTTAAAGGCTCTAAAGGAAGTCTTAGATAAATATAATTTTAAAAAAGTTAGCCCTAAAAAAATTCCTGATGAGAGAGGAACCTATATATTAAAAATTAAGCTAAAAAATGGGAAGGTTATAAAGTTTGGAAACCATGAAAGATTTTTTAAGAAAGGCTACTATTTCTATGTTGGCTCTGCTAATGGGAAAAACATAAATTTAAAAAATAGGATAGAAAGACATTTAAGAAAAGAAAAAAATAAATTTTGGCACATAGATTATTTATTAGAGCATGGAGCTATTGAAGATATCTATATAACTAATAAAAGTGTTGAGTGTGAAGTGGCTAAAGAACTTTCAAATATCTTAGAGCCAATAAAAGGCTTTGGATGCTCTGACTGTAAATGTGTAAGCCATCTCTTCTACTTAAAGCCTTAA
- a CDS encoding FAD-dependent oxidoreductase has product MRTIIIGSGAAGLTAASTLRGYNEEMEIIVVTKDKYIAYSPCAIPYVIEGTIKSFEDIIMRTPEDYKKRGIDVLTETEAKDVRDNKVELSSGEKIEFDYLVLATGSSPFIPPIEGRELEGVFKVKSLEDGKKILEYMKNCEKVAVIGAGAIGLEMAYAFKKRGLDVLVVEMAPQVLPRFLDPDMAEVVKNYLESLGIKFILSKPLEKILGKDKVEGILVDGQTYDVDMVILATGVRPNIELAKKAGCKIGKYGIEVDEYLRTSVKNIYAAGDCVEVIDMITGEKTLSPFGSTAVRQGRVVGKNIAGLKETFPPVLNAAISKIGELEVGGVGLTAVAANLKRIPINIGKVKALSRARYYPGGRELIIKLVAKDNLVVGGQIIGYERVAERIDLLSVAITKKVSIKELSTMEFCYAPPVKMVKEPISLAAEKILKQE; this is encoded by the coding sequence ATGAGAACTATCATAATTGGCAGTGGTGCAGCTGGATTAACAGCAGCTTCAACATTGAGAGGGTATAATGAAGAGATGGAGATTATAGTAGTGACTAAAGATAAGTACATAGCTTACTCTCCCTGTGCTATCCCCTATGTTATTGAAGGGACAATAAAAAGTTTTGAAGATATTATAATGAGAACTCCAGAGGATTATAAAAAAAGAGGGATAGATGTTTTAACAGAAACAGAGGCTAAAGATGTTAGAGATAACAAGGTTGAGCTAAGCAGTGGAGAAAAGATAGAGTTTGATTACTTAGTCTTAGCCACTGGATCCTCTCCTTTCATCCCCCCAATTGAGGGAAGAGAGTTAGAAGGAGTTTTCAAAGTGAAGAGCTTAGAGGATGGTAAAAAGATCTTAGAATATATGAAAAACTGTGAGAAGGTTGCTGTTATAGGAGCTGGAGCTATTGGTTTAGAGATGGCCTATGCATTTAAGAAGAGAGGCTTAGATGTCTTAGTTGTTGAGATGGCTCCTCAAGTTTTACCAAGATTTTTAGACCCTGATATGGCTGAGGTTGTTAAAAACTACTTAGAGAGCTTGGGAATAAAGTTTATTCTCTCTAAACCTTTAGAGAAAATCTTAGGAAAGGATAAGGTTGAAGGAATCTTAGTTGATGGACAAACTTATGATGTTGATATGGTTATCTTAGCCACTGGAGTTAGGCCAAACATAGAGTTGGCTAAAAAGGCTGGATGTAAGATAGGGAAGTATGGGATAGAGGTTGATGAATACTTAAGAACCTCTGTGAAAAATATTTATGCTGCTGGAGACTGTGTTGAAGTTATAGACATGATAACAGGAGAAAAAACCTTATCTCCATTTGGCTCTACAGCTGTTAGACAGGGAAGAGTTGTAGGAAAAAATATAGCTGGACTTAAAGAAACTTTCCCACCAGTTTTAAATGCAGCCATTAGCAAGATAGGAGAGCTTGAAGTTGGAGGAGTTGGCTTAACAGCTGTAGCAGCAAACTTAAAGAGGATTCCTATAAACATAGGGAAAGTTAAGGCTTTAAGTAGAGCAAGATACTACCCTGGAGGAAGAGAGTTAATAATTAAACTTGTAGCTAAAGACAACTTAGTAGTTGGTGGGCAAATTATAGGCTATGAGAGAGTGGCTGAGAGAATAGATTTATTATCTGTTGCCATAACTAAGAAGGTTAGTATTAAAGAGCTATCAACTATGGAATTCTGCTATGCCCCTCCTGTGAAGATGGTTAAAGAACCTATCTCCTTAGCTGCTGAGAAGATCTTAAAGCAGGAATAG
- a CDS encoding tetratricopeptide repeat protein gives MGENIQILVKKYIKKEEYEKVLELIEDELKNKWDEKLLYLKYEILIELKRFDEAIEVLDELMRKSGNYKYLSIVKGLLLMIIGKLEDSKKTFKEVCHITRMNYLVAATMLAYIYARLGEYEKSLKLLEKISEHYNSPAAYLERGKVLYNLGRLEESLTCFKKCLEKCDCDTEALYYAGDVCVKLGKYDEAIEYLCKIIKINPCNIRALTKISKVLITIGKITKAKEFLEKALELNPKDPALYILYGIVLNKLGKYDKAIEYFDKALSINPNLVEAWNGKGLALEKLGRLEEALECYNRAFSLLE, from the coding sequence ATGGGGGAAAATATACAAATATTAGTCAAAAAATATATAAAGAAGGAAGAATATGAGAAAGTTCTTGAACTCATAGAAGATGAGCTTAAAAATAAATGGGATGAGAAATTACTATATTTAAAATATGAAATTTTAATAGAGTTAAAAAGATTTGATGAAGCTATTGAAGTACTTGATGAGCTAATGAGAAAATCAGGGAATTATAAATATTTAAGTATTGTTAAGGGTCTATTATTAATGATCATTGGAAAATTGGAAGATTCTAAGAAGACATTTAAAGAAGTTTGCCATATTACAAGAATGAACTACCTTGTAGCAGCAACCATGCTCGCTTATATCTATGCAAGATTAGGAGAGTATGAAAAATCTTTAAAATTGTTAGAGAAAATTTCAGAACATTACAATTCTCCAGCAGCCTATTTAGAGAGGGGAAAAGTTCTATATAATTTAGGCAGGTTAGAAGAATCTCTTACATGCTTTAAAAAATGTCTTGAAAAATGTGATTGTGATACTGAAGCTTTATACTATGCTGGAGATGTCTGTGTAAAATTAGGGAAGTATGATGAGGCTATAGAATACTTATGTAAGATTATAAAAATAAATCCTTGTAATATTAGAGCATTAACTAAAATTAGCAAAGTTCTTATAACTATTGGGAAAATTACAAAAGCTAAAGAGTTTTTAGAAAAAGCTTTAGAGTTGAATCCAAAAGATCCAGCTTTATATATTTTATATGGAATAGTTCTTAACAAATTAGGGAAATATGATAAAGCTATAGAATACTTTGATAAAGCTTTAAGTATTAATCCTAACTTAGTAGAAGCTTGGAATGGTAAAGGCTTGGCTTTAGAGAAATTAGGTAGATTAGAAGAAGCTTTAGAGTGTTATAATAGAGCATTTAGTTTATTGGAGTGA
- the recJ gene encoding single-stranded-DNA-specific exonuclease RecJ, producing MLREIERARKFILKNLDKKFLIVTHVDTDGLTSRVILQKLAERLNLDADYLFLTQLTPSTVEEVPFNDYDIIIMADLGSSHLSLLKEVRKKIIILDHHQPENIKLSNIIHVNPHLEGRSSLDLCGASVSYLLARAFGNNIDLAKYAILGAVGDVQNIWGRLEGLNRAILSDAILSGDLVVKSDLQLYGRCSRPLYISLRYWSDVRTDLLNNDENIIKYIKYINKKHNLNIDPTSSLSEIDYNEKKILGNELIIKALRYVPKGWVRFLPKVVFGEVYELRDEEEKILIDLSEFSTCINACTRYGDYETALRVLMGDRGKYLKRIKENLREHRKNLREALKHVKNDVEIIEEKKFQYFVTDKIEKNIIGIVASLSYGIDEINWLKPILAFSELSEGYKVSARCPRLMCLAENINLGRAIKLASLKVNGSGGGHSFASGAYIPEEKERFIKYFGECL from the coding sequence ATGCTGAGGGAAATAGAGAGAGCAAGGAAATTTATATTAAAGAATTTGGACAAAAAATTCTTAATTGTTACTCATGTTGATACTGATGGGTTAACTTCAAGGGTTATTTTACAAAAGTTAGCTGAAAGATTAAACTTAGATGCTGACTATCTCTTTTTGACACAATTAACACCCAGTACTGTAGAAGAGGTTCCATTTAATGACTATGACATCATAATTATGGCTGATCTTGGTAGCTCTCATTTAAGCCTGTTAAAAGAAGTGAGGAAGAAAATTATTATCTTAGATCATCATCAGCCAGAGAATATAAAGTTAAGTAATATTATTCATGTAAATCCTCATTTAGAGGGAAGAAGTAGCTTAGATCTCTGTGGAGCCAGTGTCTCTTACTTGTTAGCAAGAGCTTTTGGAAATAATATAGATCTTGCTAAGTATGCCATCTTAGGAGCTGTTGGAGATGTGCAAAACATTTGGGGAAGGTTAGAGGGCTTAAATAGAGCTATTTTATCAGATGCTATTCTCTCAGGAGACTTAGTGGTTAAGAGTGATCTACAACTCTATGGAAGATGCTCAAGGCCCCTCTATATCTCTCTAAGATACTGGAGTGATGTTAGGACAGATCTACTAAACAATGATGAAAATATAATTAAATATATTAAGTATATAAATAAAAAGCATAACTTAAACATTGATCCTACTTCAAGCCTCTCAGAGATTGATTACAATGAAAAAAAGATCCTTGGAAATGAATTGATAATTAAAGCCTTAAGATATGTGCCAAAGGGATGGGTTAGATTTTTACCCAAGGTTGTGTTTGGAGAGGTTTATGAGTTGAGAGATGAGGAGGAGAAGATATTAATTGACTTATCAGAATTCTCAACCTGTATAAATGCCTGTACAAGATATGGGGATTATGAAACAGCATTAAGAGTTTTGATGGGAGATAGAGGAAAGTATTTAAAAAGGATCAAAGAAAATCTAAGAGAGCATAGGAAAAATTTAAGGGAAGCTTTAAAGCATGTTAAAAATGATGTTGAAATTATTGAGGAGAAAAAGTTTCAATACTTTGTAACAGATAAGATAGAAAAAAATATTATTGGAATAGTGGCAAGTCTAAGCTATGGAATTGATGAGATTAACTGGCTTAAGCCAATCTTAGCCTTCTCTGAGCTTAGTGAAGGATATAAAGTTTCAGCAAGGTGTCCAAGGCTAATGTGTTTGGCTGAAAATATAAACTTAGGAAGAGCTATAAAGTTGGCTTCTTTAAAAGTTAATGGCTCTGGAGGAGGGCATAGCTTTGCCTCTGGAGCTTACATACCAGAGGAAAAGGAGAGGTTTATAAAATACTTTGGAGAGTGCTTATAA
- a CDS encoding DUF63 family protein produces the protein MLKELKEFIYKYYIEPAETGSGYNLVQEITYGLILALSLYLFYKGLKKLNIKIDEKFAIPGVIFTILIALMRALVDLGYIERSFLTITPGIVFLVGGFYILTILVTGYFFRDNYYKVSSVVGLIPLIYFFIIFLQHVKTVLPIILSFFLVTIFLGIAYLINKRFKIFNSKIDYLTLLGQLVDGAATTIGIGIYGYLEQHPIPRFLMEHFTPISFIVVKFTITILILYILNREEMDPNLRNIIKLIIMALGLAPGLRNLFRTIMGV, from the coding sequence ATGCTAAAAGAGTTAAAAGAATTTATATATAAATACTATATTGAGCCAGCTGAAACTGGTAGTGGCTACAACTTAGTTCAGGAAATAACCTATGGCTTAATCTTAGCCCTCTCTTTATATCTTTTTTATAAAGGGCTGAAGAAGTTAAATATAAAAATTGATGAAAAATTTGCCATCCCAGGGGTTATTTTCACTATCTTAATAGCTTTAATGAGAGCCTTAGTAGATTTAGGCTACATAGAAAGAAGCTTCTTAACCATAACTCCTGGCATTGTTTTTTTAGTTGGAGGCTTCTATATCTTAACTATATTAGTAACTGGCTACTTTTTTAGAGATAACTATTATAAAGTCTCTTCAGTTGTTGGCTTAATTCCACTAATATATTTTTTTATTATTTTTTTACAGCATGTTAAAACAGTTCTTCCAATAATATTATCCTTCTTTTTAGTCACTATCTTCTTGGGAATAGCTTATTTAATAAACAAAAGATTTAAGATATTTAATAGTAAAATAGATTATTTAACCTTACTTGGACAGTTAGTTGATGGAGCAGCAACAACTATAGGGATAGGGATTTATGGTTATTTAGAGCAACACCCAATCCCAAGATTTTTAATGGAGCACTTCACCCCCATCTCTTTTATTGTTGTCAAATTTACAATTACTATACTTATTTTATACATTTTAAATAGGGAAGAGATGGATCCCAACTTAAGAAATATTATTAAGCTAATTATAATGGCTCTTGGTTTAGCTCCTGGGTTAAGGAACTTGTTTAGAACTATTATGGGAGTTTAA
- a CDS encoding sulfite exporter TauE/SafE family protein → MITLIIIGSIIGLISSLLGISGGFLLVPILYHYFISLGVPSTTAIKMAIGTSLFTIFLNSLFSLYFSRHQLDLRSSLHIGIFGIFGSFIGAYLTIKVFPEYVIKKIFGFFLIILSIYLIFKKHKDIENFQGNICNKKLSLLGFITGILSSMLGIGGGIIVIPSLNILLSVPIKRAITISIGMISIITFPGVIIYMFSSIGEFDSLYNIGYVSLSTSLTLLPFCITFSKVGAQIKDKINTKYLRYLLAIFILIGGLRMIT, encoded by the coding sequence ATGATAACTCTAATTATTATAGGCTCAATAATTGGTTTAATCTCAAGCCTCTTAGGGATCAGTGGAGGTTTCCTCTTAGTTCCTATTCTCTATCACTACTTCATTTCCTTAGGAGTTCCTTCAACTACAGCTATAAAAATGGCTATTGGCACCTCTCTCTTTACAATTTTTTTAAACTCCCTCTTCTCTTTATATTTTTCAAGACATCAGTTAGACTTAAGATCTTCTCTACACATAGGCATCTTTGGCATCTTTGGCTCCTTTATTGGAGCTTATCTAACTATAAAGGTGTTTCCAGAGTATGTAATAAAAAAGATCTTTGGCTTTTTTCTAATTATTTTGTCAATATACTTAATTTTCAAAAAACATAAAGATATAGAAAATTTTCAAGGGAACATTTGTAATAAAAAGTTGTCTCTTTTAGGTTTTATTACTGGAATACTCTCCTCAATGTTGGGTATTGGTGGAGGGATAATAGTTATTCCCTCTCTAAACATTCTTTTAAGTGTCCCAATAAAAAGAGCTATAACCATTTCAATTGGAATGATTAGCATAATAACCTTCCCTGGAGTTATTATCTATATGTTCTCCTCTATTGGAGAATTTGACAGCCTTTATAATATTGGCTATGTCTCACTTTCAACCTCTTTAACATTACTTCCTTTCTGTATAACCTTCTCAAAGGTTGGGGCTCAAATAAAGGATAAAATAAATACCAAATATTTAAGATATTTATTAGCCATCTTTATCCTAATAGGTGGGCTGAGAATGATAACATGA
- a CDS encoding 7-carboxy-7-deazaguanine synthase QueE, with protein sequence MITEIFSSIMGEGKYIGRRYIFIRFPKCNLNCIYCDERKNYKNRVEVEPGSGVFEEREIRDVKDIVKEVERLKTDDLFAISFTGGEPLLFDKLDELNKLLKKKGFRTHLESNGTLPERLVFTDIGSIDIKLKGHIPNYKEVYNKELESIKILYENGVDVYAKVVILSSNTVEEIEKVAKDLSEIGSILLCLQPVTPTKDIKGVSKKVIFKMMEKAGKYVDVMTTIQMHKYMKIL encoded by the coding sequence ATGATCACAGAGATATTTAGCTCTATCATGGGAGAGGGAAAGTATATAGGAAGGAGATATATCTTTATCAGATTCCCTAAGTGTAATTTAAACTGTATCTATTGTGATGAGAGGAAAAATTATAAGAATAGGGTTGAGGTTGAGCCAGGAAGTGGAGTTTTTGAGGAGAGAGAAATTAGAGATGTAAAAGATATTGTTAAAGAGGTTGAGAGGTTAAAAACTGATGATCTTTTTGCCATTTCATTTACTGGAGGAGAACCTCTACTATTTGATAAGTTAGATGAGCTAAACAAACTTCTAAAAAAGAAAGGGTTTAGAACTCACTTAGAAAGTAATGGTACTCTTCCAGAGAGGTTAGTTTTTACAGATATAGGGTCAATAGATATTAAGTTAAAGGGACATATCCCCAACTATAAGGAAGTTTATAATAAAGAGTTAGAGAGTATTAAAATACTATATGAAAATGGAGTAGATGTCTATGCAAAGGTAGTTATATTAAGTAGTAATACAGTTGAAGAGATTGAGAAGGTTGCTAAGGACTTGTCAGAGATTGGCTCCATCCTTCTATGCCTCCAGCCAGTAACTCCAACTAAAGATATAAAAGGAGTTTCCAAAAAAGTTATTTTTAAAATGATGGAGAAAGCTGGGAAGTATGTTGATGTTATGACAACCATACAAATGCATAAATATATGAAAATACTATAA
- a CDS encoding orotate phosphoribosyltransferase-like protein yields MKKEILEKVLELKNSGLSIGEIADELNISTDTARYLVLNAEKLLEKSEPIDLDIYVDWRNIGSSGERLRYLSLIMADIIKSRNIDFDIVIGISNSGIPLATLIASELKKEFGVYITKKDENKGSLSKNFSPATYKKAIIIDDIVTSGKTLTECIKKLKEVCSPKLIVVLIDKSGLNEIEGIPLVPLIRVSGIKVEK; encoded by the coding sequence ATGAAGAAAGAGATCTTAGAGAAAGTCTTAGAGCTAAAAAATAGTGGTCTCTCCATTGGAGAGATTGCTGATGAACTCAACATTTCAACAGACACAGCAAGATACTTAGTCTTAAATGCTGAGAAGTTGTTAGAAAAGTCTGAGCCTATAGATCTTGATATCTATGTAGATTGGAGAAATATTGGAAGCTCTGGGGAGAGGTTAAGATATCTAAGCCTAATAATGGCTGACATAATAAAAAGTAGGAATATAGATTTTGACATTGTCATAGGAATTTCAAATAGTGGCATTCCCTTAGCAACCTTAATAGCCTCAGAGCTTAAAAAAGAGTTTGGAGTCTATATAACTAAGAAGGATGAAAATAAGGGATCATTGTCAAAGAATTTCTCCCCAGCCACTTATAAAAAAGCTATTATTATAGATGACATTGTTACAAGTGGGAAAACATTAACAGAATGTATAAAAAAGTTAAAAGAGGTTTGCTCTCCTAAGTTAATAGTTGTCCTAATTGACAAAAGTGGGCTAAATGAGATTGAGGGAATTCCATTAGTTCCTCTAATAAGAGTTAGTGGAATCAAAGTTGAGAAATAA
- a CDS encoding DUF1890 family protein, which yields MILILLGCPEPPAMIPSALYLIAKLRKLKDIVIAGNHAALKLLDVSDVERHYLKGVACIDIDEGLRGLEGVEKIVSFVHNDGGVSYTVTYKNKYKKECLAILFGRKINEEFKKTLEENDIKVFPVRAFHNPYPLVKTIDKIISQL from the coding sequence TTGATATTAATCCTGCTTGGCTGTCCTGAGCCTCCAGCTATGATCCCTTCAGCTCTCTATTTAATAGCTAAGTTAAGAAAGTTAAAAGATATAGTCATAGCTGGAAACCATGCAGCTTTAAAGCTCTTAGATGTTTCAGATGTTGAGAGGCACTACTTAAAAGGAGTAGCTTGTATAGACATAGATGAAGGTCTTAGAGGGTTAGAAGGAGTGGAAAAAATAGTGAGCTTTGTCCACAATGATGGAGGGGTTAGTTATACAGTAACATATAAAAATAAGTATAAAAAAGAATGCTTAGCCATACTATTTGGAAGAAAAATAAATGAAGAGTTTAAAAAAACCTTGGAAGAAAATGATATTAAAGTCTTCCCAGTTAGAGCCTTTCATAACCCTTATCCATTAGTTAAAACTATTGATAAAATTATTTCTCAACTTTGA
- a CDS encoding ATP-binding protein → MKFFNREKEIREILSILEFEPNFIYFIYGPINSGKTALINEVINKLDEEYVVFYFDLREIFISKYEDFIEVLFEEYEEDKNPIELVKSLIKDSSILFGIPTPKNTLETLLSKKKPKNVFKYITNILLELRKEGKQPIIILDELQKIGDLKINGFLIYELFNYFISLTKHKHLCHVFCLSSDSLFIEKVYSEAMLKGRADYILVDDFDKETALKFMDFLAENILNKKLSNEEKELIYSYVGGKPVLIINVINKLKTKNLDEVLNYLLNVEISDIMNLLVKAKNNKEKVVNALKLFKDRYEIDAYSIEEDIKELLVKRNILFLDPIKRILRPQSFLTWRAIKILLESKQFFN, encoded by the coding sequence ATGAAATTCTTTAACCGAGAGAAAGAAATTAGAGAAATTCTTTCTATTTTGGAGTTTGAGCCTAATTTTATCTATTTTATTTACGGCCCTATTAATAGTGGAAAGACGGCTTTAATTAACGAGGTTATTAATAAACTTGATGAGGAATATGTGGTGTTTTATTTTGACTTAAGAGAGATTTTTATTTCCAAGTATGAAGATTTTATAGAGGTTCTCTTTGAGGAGTATGAGGAAGATAAAAATCCTATAGAATTGGTTAAGAGCTTAATTAAAGACTCTTCCATTCTTTTTGGAATTCCTACACCAAAGAATACGTTAGAAACTTTACTAAGTAAAAAGAAACCTAAAAATGTTTTTAAATATATAACTAATATTTTATTGGAGCTTAGGAAAGAAGGAAAACAACCAATTATTATCTTGGATGAACTTCAAAAGATAGGAGATTTAAAAATTAACGGCTTTTTGATTTATGAGCTTTTTAACTATTTCATAAGTTTAACTAAGCATAAACACCTATGTCATGTCTTTTGTCTATCTTCAGATTCTTTATTTATTGAGAAGGTTTATAGTGAAGCGATGCTGAAAGGTAGAGCTGATTATATCTTAGTTGATGACTTTGATAAAGAAACAGCCTTAAAGTTTATGGACTTTTTAGCTGAAAACATTTTAAATAAAAAACTCTCAAATGAAGAAAAAGAATTAATTTATTCATACGTTGGAGGGAAACCAGTACTAATAATAAATGTAATAAATAAGCTAAAAACTAAAAATTTGGATGAAGTTTTAAATTACTTACTAAATGTAGAGATCTCTGACATTATGAACTTGTTAGTTAAAGCTAAAAATAATAAAGAAAAAGTTGTTAATGCTTTAAAACTCTTTAAAGATAGATATGAGATAGATGCTTATAGCATAGAAGAAGACATAAAAGAACTTTTAGTTAAAAGGAATATTCTATTTTTAGACCCTATTAAGAGGATTTTAAGGCCACAGAGCTTTTTAACTTGGAGAGCCATAAAGATTTTATTAGAATCTAAACAATTTTTCAATTAA
- a CDS encoding DUF1894 domain-containing protein, producing MACIDQMNYEILFRGSFKDCAKFIRENFKDVVEKEAGEEIIEGVFLIGIPPIPVVYGDNYIIFPYTKPCYGTFVIKLMLEEKKKEEKKKKKGLIEKLFRF from the coding sequence TTGGCTTGTATAGATCAGATGAACTATGAAATTTTATTTAGAGGTAGCTTTAAGGACTGTGCCAAGTTTATAAGAGAGAACTTTAAAGATGTTGTAGAAAAAGAGGCTGGAGAGGAGATAATTGAAGGAGTTTTCTTAATTGGCATTCCTCCAATTCCAGTGGTTTATGGAGACAACTATATTATCTTCCCATACACCAAACCCTGCTATGGAACATTTGTTATAAAGCTAATGTTAGAGGAGAAAAAGAAAGAGGAGAAGAAGAAAAAGAAGGGTTTAATTGAAAAATTGTTTAGATTCTAA
- the cobM gene encoding precorrin-4 C(11)-methyltransferase, translating into MKVYIVGAGPGDKELITLKALKLIKEADIIVYAGSLINKEILNYNEKAEKYDSSRLNLEEIINVMVDAVKKGKKVVRLHTGDPSIYGAIKEQIDELEKRGIEVEIIPGVSSLFAAAASLKVELTLPDVSQTVIITRPEGRTKVPEREKIKELAKHRSTMVIFLGASLIDKVVNELIEGGYPEETPVAIVYKASWPEEKIVRGTLKDIAEKVKKENIERTALIIVGDILEPKKYSYSKLYDKEFKHSYRG; encoded by the coding sequence ATGAAAGTTTATATTGTTGGTGCTGGACCAGGAGATAAGGAATTAATAACCTTAAAAGCTCTAAAATTAATAAAAGAGGCTGATATTATTGTTTATGCAGGCTCTTTAATAAATAAAGAGATTCTCAACTACAATGAAAAGGCTGAAAAGTATGATAGCTCAAGACTAAACTTGGAAGAAATTATTAATGTAATGGTGGATGCTGTTAAAAAAGGGAAGAAAGTGGTTAGGCTACATACTGGAGACCCTTCAATTTATGGAGCTATAAAGGAACAGATTGATGAGCTTGAAAAGAGAGGGATAGAGGTTGAAATAATCCCTGGAGTTTCTTCTCTCTTTGCTGCTGCAGCCTCTTTAAAGGTAGAGTTAACTCTCCCAGATGTATCTCAGACAGTTATTATAACAAGGCCTGAGGGAAGAACTAAAGTTCCTGAGAGAGAAAAAATTAAAGAGTTGGCTAAGCATAGATCTACCATGGTAATCTTCTTAGGAGCTTCTCTTATAGATAAGGTTGTTAATGAGCTAATTGAAGGAGGTTATCCAGAGGAGACTCCTGTGGCCATAGTTTATAAAGCCTCATGGCCTGAGGAGAAGATAGTTAGAGGAACCTTAAAAGATATAGCTGAGAAGGTTAAGAAAGAGAATATAGAGAGGACAGCCTTAATTATAGTTGGAGACATTTTAGAGCCAAAGAAGTATAGTTACTCTAAACTCTATGATAAAGAGTTTAAGCACAGCTACAGGGGATAG